A window of the Cannabis sativa cultivar Pink pepper isolate KNU-18-1 chromosome X, ASM2916894v1, whole genome shotgun sequence genome harbors these coding sequences:
- the LOC115707334 gene encoding beta-fructofuranosidase, insoluble isoenzyme CWINV1 codes for MYYNGIYHLFYQYNPYGPLWGNITWAHSVSYNLIDWIHLDIALSPTDPNLDIIGCWSGSTTLLPGNKPAILYTGGDSKNRQVQNLALPKNLSDPFLIEWIKSPLNPLLTPIDDIDPSSFRDPTTAWRGPDNIWRVTIGARINGFGVALLYKSSDFLKWTRFETPLYLSKKNSVMWECLDFFPIGIKGSDGDNHYLNQDQFKKKYVLKASFQFISREYYILGEYSPKTEEFKVESEFMDQNCDLRLDYGKFYASKSFYDSQKMRRVLWGWVNESYSETDASKWFGLQSFPRSILLSKSGRQLVQWPIEEIEKLRSDDEKVSLQNKELRSDSLFEISGVTASQADVEVSFEVTELEETELMDPSWVDPQLLCDEKNASVRGKIGAFGLLVLASNDLSEQTAIFFRIFKTNNNKSEKKKYVVLMCSDQSKSSLRNDLDKTTYGAFQDIDPLHEKITLRTLIDHSIVESFGGEGMSCITTRVYPILAINKGAHLYVFNNGTNSVKLSKLNAWSLRNARFFFMERRRTLVRPLFSSLYLRIYIVCCSIFLRHFVIFAYSSYD; via the exons ATGTACTACAATGGAATATATCATTTATTCTATCAATACAATCCCTATGGTCCTTTATGGGGTAACATAACATGGGCACATTCAGTTTCATACAATCTTATCGATTGGATTCACCTCGACATAGCCTTATCCCCAACTGATCCTAATCTCGATATCATCGGTTGTTGGTCTGGCTCAACAACCTTGCTCCCGGGCAACAAGCCAGCTATTTTATACACCGGCGGTGATTCCAAAAATCGCCAAGTCCAAAACCTAGCCTTACCCAAAAACCTCTCAGACCCTTTTCTCATAGAATGGATAAAATCTCCACTCAACCCTTTACTGACTCCGATCGATGATATTGACCCGAGTTCTTTTAGGGACCCTACAACTGCTTGGCGGGGCCCTGACAACATATGGAGGGTCACAATTGGAGCTCGAATCAATGGATTTGGGGTTGCATTACTTTACAAGAGTAGTGACTTTTTGAAGTGGACAAGGTTTGAGACTCCACTTTACTTGTCTAAGAAAAATAGTGTAATGTGGGAGTGTCTTGATTTTTTCCCTATTGGAATTAAGGGCTCAGATGGTGACAATCATTACTTGAATCAAGATCAATTTAAGAAGAAATATGTTTTAAAAGCAAGCTTCCAATTTATTAGTAGAGAGTACTATATACTTGGTGAGTATTCTCCTAAAACTGAGGAGTTTAAGGTTGAGAGTGAATTTATGGATCAAAATTGTGATTTGAGATTAGATTATGGAAAGTTTTATGCTTCGAAATCGTTTTATGATTCACAAAAAATGAGAAGAGTTTTATGGGGTTGGGTCAACGAGTCATATAGCGAAACTGATGCCTCAAAATGGTTCGGGCTTCAg tcTTTTCCTAGAAGTATTCTTCTTAGTAAGAGTGGGAGACAGCTAGTACAATGGCCAATagaagaaattgaaaaattacgAAGTGATGATGAGAAAGTTAGTCTTCAAAACAAAGAGCTTCGCAGTGATTCACTCTTTGAAATTTCTGGTGTCACTGCTTCACAG GCGGATGTGGAAGTTTCATTTGAAGTAACTGAGTTAGAAGAGACCGAGTTAATGGACCCGAGTTGGGTTGATCCCCAACTACTTTGTGATGAGAAAAATGCAAGTGTAAGAGGAAAAATTGGAGCTTTTGGTTTGTTGGTTTTGGCTTCGAATGACTTATCTGAACAAACTGCAATTTTCTTTCGCATATTCAAAACCAATAACAATAAGAGTGAGAAGAAGAAGTATGTTGTTCTAATGTGTAGTGATCAAAGCAAGTCTTCGTTGAGGAATGATCTTGACAAAACTACATATGGAGCCTTCCAAGATATCGATCCTCTTCATGAGAAAATAACACTAAGAACTTTG ATTGATCATTCAATTGTAGAGAGTTTTGGTGGTGAAGGAATGAGTTGCATTACAACTAGGGTTTATCCAATATTGGCAATTAACAAAGGAGCCCATTTATATGTATTCAACAATGGAACAAATAGTGTTAAACTCTCAAAGCTTAATGCTTGGAGTTTGAGAAATGCTCGATTTTTTTTCATGGAAAGGAGAAGGACATTAGTAAGACCTCTTTTTTCATCACTTTATTTGAGGATATATATAGTTTGTTGTTCTATTTTTCTAAGACATTTCGTTATATTCGCATATTCATCGTACGATTAG
- the LOC115706953 gene encoding glutaredoxin-C6 yields the protein MQGLRRCSNDVVHLDLGPTTTTTNLVLSSSSSSTNSLSIDDEESIDTRIQRLISEHPVIIFTRSSCCMCHVMKKLLATIGVHPTVIELDDHEIPFLPSPPPPPPSDDSSDNAASAGGHHGFAAAPAVFIGGVCIGGLESLVALHLSGHLIPRLVEVGAL from the coding sequence ATGCAAGGCCTACGGCGGTGCTCAAACGACGTCGTTCACCTCGACCTGGgtcccaccaccaccaccacaaaTCTAGtcctctcttcctcttcctcatCAACTAATTCCTTATCAATCGACGATGAGGAATCAATCGACACTCGAATCCAACGGCTCATATCAGAGCATCCTGTAATCATCTTCACCAGAAGCTCTTGTTGCATGTGCCACGTCATGAAGAAGCTTCTAGCCACCATAGGAGTCCATCCAACGGTTATCGAATTAGACGATCATGAGATCCCCTTCTTACCCTCACCACCACCGCCTCCGCCCTCCGATGATTCTTCCGATAACGCCGCCTCCGCAGGAGGACACCATGGATTCGCGGCGGCTCCAGCCGTTTTTATCGGCGGCGTTTGTATCGGCGGCTTGGAATCTCTAGTCGCTCTACACCTCAGTGGCCATCTCATCCCTAGGCTCGTCGAAGTTGGTGCTCTctga
- the LOC115706944 gene encoding probable ADP,ATP carrier protein At5g56450, producing the protein MKEEKDEGKASSSSSSSYNWLANFHRDLLAGAVMGGIVHTIVAPIERAKLLLQTQESNLAIVGSGRRRFKGMFDCIARTVKEEGIISLWRGNGSSVIRYYPSVALNFSLKDLYRNMLRSGNSTSGHFASGASANFIAGAAAGCTTLVLIYPLDIAHTRLAADIGRNDVRQFRGICHFLTTVGRKDGVRGIYRGLPASLHGMIIHRGIYFGGFDTMKEMMSNESKPEVSLLKRWIAAQAVTTTAGMLSYPLDTVRRRMMMQSGLETPMYRNTWDCWRKIYKTEGVVSFYRGAVSNIFRSTGAAAILVLYDEVKKFMNWGRL; encoded by the exons ATGAAGGAGGAGAAAGATGAAGGTAAGGCAAGTTCATCATCATCGAGTTCATACAATTGGTTGGCTAATTTTCATAGAGATTTATTGGCTGGTGCTGTTATGGGTGGAATTGTTCACACAATTGTTGCACCAATTGAAAGAGCAAAGCTTTTGTTACAAACCCAAGAGAGTAATTTGGCTATTGTTGGAAGtggaagaaggagattcaaggGAATGTTTGATTGTATAGCTCGTACGGTTAAGGAAGAAGGGATTATTTCATTGTGGAGAGGCAATGGAAGTAGTGTTATTAGATATTACCCTTCTGTTGCTCTCAATTTCTCTCTTAAG GATTTGTATCGAAACATGTTAAGAAGCGGAAACTCAACGTCCGGTCATTTTGCTTCGGGTGCATCAGCCAATTTCATTGCTGGAGCTGCAGCCGGTTGCACCACGTTAGTCCTTATATACCCTCTTGACATCGCTCACACTCGCCTTGCTGCAGATATTGGGAGGAACGATGTTCGCCAATTTCGTGGCATATGTCATTTTCTCACAACCGTTGGTAGGAAAGATGGTGTTCGGGGGATCTACCGTGGCCTTCCCGCCTCCCTACATGGAATGATCATCCACCGAGGTATCTACTTTGGGGGATTTGACACAATGAAGGAGATGATGTCCAACGAATCCAAACCCGAGGTGTCACTCCTCAAGCGATGGATAGCTGCTCAGGCGGTGACAACGACAGCAGGGATGTTGTCATATCCGTTGGATACCGTTCGTAGGCGAATGATGATGCAGTCGGGGCTCGAAACACCCATGTATCGCAACACGTGGGATTGCTGGAGGAAGATTTATAAGACAGAGGGAGTGGTGTCGTTTTATCGAGGCGCGGTTTCTAACATTTTTAGGAGTACAGGTGCTGCTGCCATCTTGGTTTTGTATGATGAGGTGAAAAAGTTCATGAACTGGGGTAGATTGTAG